One genomic segment of Komagataella phaffii GS115 chromosome 4, complete sequence includes these proteins:
- a CDS encoding Subunit of the NuA3 histone acetyltransferase complex that acetylates histone H3, with protein MVYNIDKPREETDYREFYPDLDEKAPLRIILAKRFKQNQRQSTRSGFFLDASTKRFPSFRNTRYKSRLHDSKVRNADFRTLGYLRKQKRHAELYGRGNMKTNSLVKGVSNCDNCFEVLYDIDEQDYCYLKLLNERRKGARLSKKLLPPNQASETLRDSKYGSDDGIGIYAEDQPCAVCNESDCDVNNVIIFCDGCNIAVHQECYGITFIPEGPWFCRRCIIAKGAPKRCQFCPSVTGAFKQTDTGSWSHIICGLWINELYFANPIYMEPIEGTQLIPRSRWKLKCFICKLKIGACIQCSNKNCFTAYHVTCAKRAGLFLDLSKGLQACLNNPRYLVSYCDKHSPIPSNGKLDLDQGICRTRRYCQRGFSRQVSLLGPEEGDVFSWRTSSGTHIAPEMFANKLGHFFDDFNIHVDSPKATIYELCGYWALKRQAKYGLSLIKRLDPIHYYGQMSSKEISERIESLSILKRDVQQLSKLAMRIVLRSELQLGTVDFRVGTMELLNFPATYIIRNHVLNNLNSSEKYLLSQNQQFNDLLNHLDSYHFKTVSEFTTKFTIFVRRFNRWRKLAPSVYLEASKLEHHLLGDKDFLRSNYMDTNETTDIRFVPWIGKEVLAEENLSDAL; from the exons ATGGTATACAACATCGATAAACCTAGGGAAGAAACTGATTACAGGGAGTTTTATCCCGATTTAGATGAGAAAGCTCCTCTCCGAATAATACTGGCCAAAAGGTTTAAACAAAATCAACGCCAATCAACTAGATctggtttttttttggatGCATCTACGAAGAGATTCCCTTCGTTTAGGAATACGCGGTATAAATCTAGGCTGCATGACTCCAAGGTCCGCAACGCTGATTTTCGAACTCTTGGATATCTTCGTAAACAAAAAAGGCATGCCGAATTGTATGGGAGAGGAAATATGAAGACTAATAGTCTTGTTAAAGGTGTTTCTAACTGTGATAATTGTTTTGAAGTCCTTTACGATATTGACGAACAGGATTATTGCTATCTTAAACTCCTCAATGAACGAAGAAAAGGAGCAAGACTTTCAAAA AAGCTTCTTCCCCCTAATCAAGCTTCAGAAACGCTTCGAGATAGTAAGTATGGATCAGATGATGGCATTGGAATATATGCAGAAGATCAACCGTGCGCAGTATGCAATGAGAGTGACTGCGATGTCAATAATGTGATTATATTCTGCGATGGATGTAACATAGCAGTGCATCAGGAATGCTATGGAATAACGTTTATTCCTGAAGGGCCCTGGTTTTGTAGGCGATGCATTATAGCCAAAGGTGCACCCAAGAGATGCCAGTTTTGTCCGTCTGTTACTGGTGCCTTCAAACAGACGGATACAGGTTCATGGAGTCACATAATATGTGGATTATGGATCAACGAGTTATATTTTGCTAATCCGATATACATGGAGCCCATTGAAGGTACTCAATTAATTCCTCGAAGCCGTTGGAAGCTCAAATGCTTTATTTGCAAGCTTAAGATAGGCGCATGTATTCAGTGTTCCAACAAGAACTGTTTTACTGCGTACCATGTGACATGCGCCAAGCGAGCGGGCTTGTTTTTGGATTTAAGTAAAGGGTTACAAGCGTGCCTAAACAATCCTCGCTACTTAGTTAGCTACTGCGACAAGCATTCGCCTATACCTTCAAACGGAAAGTTAGATTTGGATCAAGGAATTTGCCGAACAAGACGATATTGCCAACGTGGATTTAGCCGACAGGTCTCACTATTGGGCCCTGAAGAAGGTGACGTTTTTTCTTGGAGGACATCGTCAGGGACTCACATAGCACCGGAAATGTTTGCAAATAAATTAGGGCATTTCTTTGACGATTTTAACATCCATGTAGACTCTCCCAAGGCCACTATCTACGAACTATGCGGTTACTGGGCGCTTAAACGACAAGCAAAATACGGGCTGTCCCTGATTAAAAGACTAGATCCAATACATTACTACGGTCAAATGTCGTCTAAGGAGATTTCAGAACGTATAGAATCGTTAagcattttgaagagagaCGTTCAACAACTGAGCAAACTCGCTATGAGAATAGTTTTGAGGTCTGAGTTACAGTTAGGGACTGTTGATTTTAGAGTGGGTACTATGGAGCTCCTAAATTTTCCAGCCACATATATCATTCGAAATCATGTTTTGAACAATCTGAATTCttctgaaaaatatctTCTTTCACAGAATCAACAATTCAATGATCTTTTAAATCATCTAGATAGTTACCACTTCAAAACTGTATCAGAATTTACCACAAAATTTACCATTTTTGTGCGAAGATTTAATCGATGGAGGAAACTTGCTCCTTCGGTTTATCTAGAGGCTTCAAAGCTGGAACACCATCTATTGGGAGACAAAGACTTTCTTCGATCAAATTATATGGATACCAACGAAACAACAGATATCAGGTTTGTGCCGTGGATCGGAAAAGAAGTTTTGGCAGAGGAGAATTTGAGTGATGCATTGTAA
- a CDS encoding Adenosine 5'-monophosphoramidase produces MATEASCIFCKIIKNEIPSFKLIETETVYSFLDIQPTTVGHLLVVPKYHGAKLHNVPDAYLKDILPVTKKLAVSLGLDVDSPLGAGYNVLQNNGRIAHQEVDHVHFHLIPKRDSVTGLGVGWPAKQADMKDLAALHEELVRKLGDK; encoded by the coding sequence ATGGCTACGGAGGCTTCCTGTATTTTTTgcaaaatcatcaaaaatgaaattCCCTCTTTCAAGTTGATTGAGACAGAAACAGTATattcatttcttgataTTCAGCCTACTACTGTTGGTCACTTGTTGGTTGTCCCAAAGTACCATGGTGCTAAGCTCCACAACGTACCAGATGCATATCTGAAGGATATTCTTCCTGTGACGAAGAAATTGGCTGTTAGTCTGGGTCTTGATGTGGATTCTCCTCTTGGAGCTGGCTACAATGTCTTACAGAACAATGGCCGCATAGCTCATCAAGAGGTTGATCATGTTCACTTTCACTTGATCCCTAAACGTGATTCAGTCACGGGGCTGGGAGTTGGATGGCCTGCTAAGCAAGCTGATATGAAAGATCTTGCTGCATTGCACGAAGAATTGGTTCGAAAACTAGGTGATAAGTAG
- a CDS encoding ATPase in ER, nuclear membrane and cytosol with homology to mammalian p97 yields MVNEKKPLLDASGTENGPEDLTATAILRKKKKDNALIVDDAISDDNSVIGMSSNTMELLQLFRGDTVLVKGKKRKDTVLIVLADDDIEDGACRVNRVVRNNLRVRLGDIVTVHPCPDIKYASRISVLPIADTIEGLTGSLFDVYLKPYFVEAYRPVRKGDTFTVRGGMRQVEFKVMDVEPDQYAIVAQDTVIHSEGEPLNREDEENNINEVGYDDIGGCRKQMAQIRELVELPLRHPQLFKAIGIKPPKGILMYGPPGTGKTLMARAVANETGAFFFLINGPEIMSKMAGESESNLRSAFEEAEKNAPSIIFIDEIDSIAPKRDKTNGEVERRVVSQLLTLMDGMKARSNIVVIAATNRPNSIDPALRRFGRFDREVDIGIPDVTGRLECLRIHTKNMKLAEDIDLESIAQETHGYVGADIASLCSEAAMQQIREKMDLIDLDEDTIDAEVLDSLGVTMENFRFALGNSNPSALRETVVESVNVTWDDIGGLDSIKNELKETVEYPVLHPDQFAKFGLSPSKGVLFFGPPGTGKTLLAKAVATEVSANFISVKGPELLSMYFGESESNIRDIFDKARAAAPTVVFLDELDSIAKARGNSLGDAGGASDRVVNQLLTEMDGMNAKKNVFIIGATNRPDQIDPAILRPGRLDQLIYVPLPDEPARLSILQAQLRKSPIEPGLDLQEIAKITKGFSGADLSYIAQRAAKFAIKDSIDAQKRLLEEKATHKLESSEDIEMTEAKQDGEEVDDPVPFISHIHFQEAMKTAKRSVSDAELRRYEAYAQQLQSSRGQFTDFKFNDLGESAGNGGSIGAESSGPAFGNVEPDDDDLYS; encoded by the coding sequence ATGGTCAACGAAAAGAAACCTTTATTGGATGCTTCAGGCACAGAAAATGGCCCCGAAGATCTTACTGCCACTGCAATTCTTCGtaaaaagaagaaagacaaTGCGCTGATAGTTGACGATGCCATCAGCGATGACAACTCTGTAATTGGAATGTCTAGCAATACCATGGAACTTTTGCAGTTGTTCCGTGGCGATACAGTCTTAGTGAAAGGTAAGAAGCGTAAGGATACTGTGCTAATTGTTTTAGCAGATGACGATATTGAAGATGGCGCTTGCCGTGTGAATCGAGTTGTTAGAAATAACTTACGTGTTAGATTGGGGGACATTGTAACCGTTCACCCTTGCCCTGACATCAAGTATGCCTCTAGAATTTCTGTTTTGCCGATTGCTGATACTATTGAGGGTCTTACTGGTTCACTGTTTGATGTATACCTTAAGCCATATTTTGTTGAAGCTTACAGACCCGTGCGAAAAGGTGACACTTTCACAGTTCGTGGAGGTATGCGCCAGGTTGAATTCAAGGTTATGGATGTAGAGCCTGATCAATATGCAATTGTTGCTCAGGATACTGTCATTCACTCCGAAGGTGAGCCTTTGAACAGAGAAGACGAGGAGAATAACATTAATGAAGTAGGTTATGATGACATTGGTGGCTGCCGCAAGCAAATGGCTCAAATTCGTGAATTAGTGGAGTTACCTCTGCGTCACCCTCAATTATTCAAGGCAATTGGAATAAAGCCCCCTAAGGGAATTCTGATGTACGGGCCTCCTGGTACGGGTAAGACGTTAATGGCGCGTGCAGTGGCCAATGAGACAGGtgcctttttctttcttatcAATGGGCCTGAAATCATGTCAAAGATGGCTGGAGAGTCAGAGTCTAACTTGCGTTCTGCCTTTGAAGAGGCTGAGAAGAACGCGCCGTCAATCATTTTTATTGACGAGATTGATTCCATTGCCCCCAAGAGAGACAAAACCAATGGGGAGGTAGAGCGTAGGGTTGTGTCGCAACTATTAACACTGATGGATGGTATGAAGGCGCGTTCCAATATTGTGGTGATTGCTGCTACCAATAGACCAAATTCAATTGATCCTGCGCTAAGACGATTTGGTAGATTTGACCGAGAAGTCGACATTGGTATACCCGATGTCACTGGTCGATTAGAATGTCTTAGAATTCATACAAAAAACATGAAGCTTGCGGAAGAtattgatcttgaatctATCGCACAAGAGACACACGGCTATGTTGGTGCAGATATTGCATCGCTTTGCTCAGAAGCTGCTATGCAACAGATTCGAGAAAAGATGGATTTGATTGATCTTGATGAGGATACAATTGACGCAGAAGTGTTGGACTCATTAGGTGTTACCATGGAAAACTTCAGATTTGCTTTAGGCAACTCTAACCCTTCAGCACTGCGTGAGACAGTTGTTGAAAGCGTTAACGTAACCTGGGACGACATTGGAGGTTTAGATAGTATAAAGAATGAGCTGAAGGAAACTGTGGAGTATCCCGTTCTTCATCCTGATCAGTTTGCCAAGTTTGGTCTGTCTCCTTCCAAGGGTGTATTATTCTTCGGCCCTCCCGGTACGGGGAAAACATTGTTGGCTAAAGCTGTAGCAACTGAAGTTTCTGCAAATTTCATCTCTGTTAAGGGGCCAGAACTTTTGAGCATGTACTTTGGTGAGTCTGAGTCGAACATTCGTGACATCTTTGATAAAGCTCGCGCCGCAGCACCTACTGTTGTATTTCTTGACGAATTAGATTCTATAGCCAAAGCCAGAGGTAATTCATTAGGAGACGCAGGCGGAGCATCTGATCGAGTTGTTAATCAATTACTGACTGAGATGGATGGTATGAACGCAAAGAAGAACGTTTTTATTATTGGGGCCACTAATAGACCTGACCAGATCGATCCTGCCATTTTAAGACCTGGTCGATTGGATCAGCTTATTTATGTGCCATTACCAGATGAACCAGCTAGGCTGTCCATTCTTCAGGCGCAGTTGCGAAAGTCACCAATTGAACCAGGATTGGATCTTCAGGAGATTGCTAAGATCACTAAAGGGTTTTCAGGAGCAGATCTCTCCTATATTGCTCAGAGAGCAGCCAAATTCGCAATTAAAGACTCCATTGACGCCCAAAAGCGACTACTCGAAGAGAAAGCTACTCACAAACTAGAATCTAGCGAAGATATCGAGATGACCGAGGCTAAGCAGGACGGCGAAGAGGTAGACGATCCCGTACCTTTCATATCACATATTCACTTCCAAGAAGCTATGAAAACGGCTAAGAGATCGGTCAGCGATGCTGAACTTAGAAGGTATGAAGCATATGCGCAACAGCTTCAGTCATCACGTGGCCAATTTACAGACTTCAAGTTCAACGACTTAGGAGAATCTGCTGGCAATGGCGGTTCTATTGGTGCTGAATCCAGTGGGCCCGCTTTCGGTAACGTTGAGCCCGATGATGACGATTTGTATAGTTGA
- a CDS encoding G1 cyclin, associates with Pho85p cyclin-dependent kinase (Cdk): protein MSDREALSIFLRSPVSMSMVDYLVVTTESVIRLKQETYSIKNLATVPLKTFINSLILHSNVQTNTLMSTLYFLVKLRGVLPPSATGIHASTHHRIFLGCLIVAAKTLNDSSPLNHHWASYTDGLLSLDDVNTLERELLGYFNWDLRIHTNDLLNILAPFLSPITYSLRESKNARITKFAPSLTVDKSPSQNSGHSKTAYCSVSSIPSLISSTSTNSVVTYTSTTEGGDFCHELNLRPLKLSARMALTNSKSILSSTHESELRPKCEHLISRELAT from the coding sequence ATGTCTGACAGGGAAGCTCTTAGTATATTTCTTCGAAGCCCGGTTTCGATGTCGATGGTGGACTACTTGGTGGTTACTACAGAAAGCGTAATTCGACTTAAACAAGAAACATATTCAATAAAAAACCTGGCAACTGTCCCTTTAAAGACGTTTATCAATTCATTAATCCTTCACTCGAACGTCCAGACTAACACACTAATGTCCACATTATATTTCTTAGTCAAGCTGAGAGGCGTCCTTCCTCCTAGTGCAACAGGTATCCATGCTAGCACCCATCATAGAATATTCTTAGGATGTCTTATTGTGGCTGCCAAGACCTTGAACGACAGTTCACCTTTGAATCATCATTGGGCTTCCTATACTGATGGGTTGTTATCGCTAGACGATGTCAACACgttagaaagagaattgcTTGGGTATTTTAACTGGGATCTCCGAATTCACACCAATGATCTCCTGAACATTCTTGCTCCCTTTTTGAGTCCTATCACATACAGTTTGAGAGAGTCTAAAAATGCACGGATTACTAAGTTTGCGCCATCTTTAACGGTGGACAAATCCCCTTCACAAAACTCCGGACACTCCAAAACTGCTTACTGCTCCGTCAGCTCCATCCCGTCTCTGATTTCTTCCACCTCTACCAATTCAGTTGTAACTTATACATCTACTACTGAGGGGGGAGACTTTTGTCATGAATTAAATCTTAGACCACTTAAGTTATCGGCCAGAATGGCACTCACAAACTCCAAAAGTATACTCTCTTCAACTCACGAATCGGAGCTTCGACCGAAATGTGAACACTTAATATCTAGAGAACTGGCTACGTGA
- a CDS encoding Vacuolar H+/Ca2+ exchanger involved in control of cytosolic Ca2+ concentration, with translation MVYDQSENETLLQPSLRSRSTLKRVLYCSPLNILLFLFPFGLLVDYLGWSALWVFSFNFLVIIPLAAILSYSTEQLSERVGQTLGGLLNATFGNAIELIVSLIAIRQNQIRVVQASMLGSILSNLLLVLGCCFVAGGYNREQQRFNQTVAQTMSSLLALSMIGLLLPAAFHASLPRTAYNEDQILKLSRGSALILLLMYVFFLVFQLKTHKRLFQEAEGREDDALSEMSLQEKPLEVKWALTTLLLATLLVSISADKLVGSIDDIVASTGVSKTFIGLIVIPIVGNAAEHFTAVVVAYKDKMDLAVGVAVGSSLQISLFVTPFMVLVGWVSGTQMSLFFSTFETAVMFVAVLITNYLILDGESNWLEGAMLLSTYLIIALAFVYYPDTLGS, from the coding sequence ATGGTTTACGATCAATCCGAAAATGAGACGTTGCTACAACCATCATTaagatcaagatcaacGTTAAAAAGAGTCTTATATTGTTCACCCTTGAACATTCTCCTTTTTCTGTTCCCATTTGGATTGCTTGTTGATTACTTAGGATGGTCTGCTTTATGGGTGttctccttcaatttccttGTGATCATTCCCTTGGCCGCTATTCTTTCATATTCTACTGAACAACTGAGTGAACGGGTAGGGCAAACTTTGGGAGGCCTTTTGAATGCAACATTTGGCAATGCAATAGAACTGATTGTATCACTAATTGCTATTCGCCAAAATCAAATTCGAGTTGTTCAAGCATCGATGCTTGGGAGTATTCTGTCgaatcttcttttggttcttgGTTGTTGCTTTGTTGCCGGTGGCTACAACCGAGAGCAGCAGAGGTTCAATCAAACGGTAGCTCAAACAATGTCATCTCTTTTGGCTCTTTCGATGATTGGTCTGTTACTACCTGCTGCTTTTCACGCTTCGTTACCTAGAACAGCATACAATGAAGATCAAATCCTAAAATTATCGCGAGGATCGGCACTCATCCTGCTGCTAATGTATGtgttctttcttgttttcCAACTGAAAACTCACAAGCGGCTATTTCAAGAGGCAGAAGGTAGGGAAGATGACGCCTTATCCGAAATGTCTCTCCAAGAAAAGCCACTAGAAGTTAAGTGGGCGCTAACCACTTTGTTGCTAGCGACGTTATTGGTGAGCATATCTGCAGATAAATTAGTTGGATCTATCGACGACATTGTGGCCTCTACCGGAGtctccaaaactttcattGGTCTAATTGTGATACCTATCGTCGGAAATGCTGCGGAGCACTTTACTGCCGTTGTCGTGGCCTATAAAGACAAGATGGATCTCGCAGTTGGTGTAGCTGTAGGCTCGTCTCTTCAAATCTCCCTATTTGTTACCCCGTTTATGGTGCTAGTCGGTTGGGTGAGTGGTACACAGATGTCTCTGTTTTTTTCAACGTTTGAAACTGCAGTCATGTTCGTAGCAGTGTTGATAACAAATTATTTGATTTTAGACGGAGAATCGAATTGGCTAGAGGGTGCAATGTTGCTGAGCACCTACCTAATTATTGCACTAGCATTTGTGTACTATCCGGATACACTGGGCTCGTAA